Proteins from a genomic interval of Chanos chanos chromosome 3, fChaCha1.1, whole genome shotgun sequence:
- the LOC115808460 gene encoding T-box-containing protein TBX6L-like produces the protein MQYISELRNTSSMMVSSTVSGATDQYNQGHITLILENSDLWKSFHELGTEMIITKPGRRMFPHCNVSVSGLLPYAKYVIMVDMVPVDNFRYKWNKEQWEVAGKAEPHPPCRTYIHPDSPAPGSHWMKQSISFLKLKLTNNTLDQHGHIILHSMHRYQPRFHVVQADDLYSVRWSVFQTFSFAETTFTSVTAYQNSKITKLKIDHNPFAKGFREEGTHGKRYRANKSLACLENPTKKLRSTEKETESRSYPDFPRLPYDPQREEQDALMGTKEELVPQDEHMSPWGGEQDQNLHNETAMDFCSSEQMVPGQVTYHFYRPAEFGRMPSPPSCQDDSVDRHSFESRATDVATVPDQEITRPLPAVGMGSQCRPLDFSMSQNMSVSSKNKPGQRTHSLYGHYNTEQPLSQWSGVISGQYSGPTYPHSHHVTAEPGMHPPGYHHGNVADWSQYPLFSYSCW, from the exons ATGCAGTATATTTCTG AACTGAGGAACACATCCAGTATGATGGTCTCATCCACTGTGAGCGGAGCTACAGACCAGTACAACCAGGGACACATCACTCTGATCCTGGAGAACTCGGACCTATGGAAGTCCTTTCACGAACTTGGGACAGAGATGATCATAACTAAGCCTGGACG GAGGATGTTTCCACATTGTAACGTCAGTGTGTCTGGACTTCTGCCATATGCTAAGTACGTCATCATGGTAGACATGGTTCCTGTAGACAACTTTAGATACAAG TGGAATAAGGAACAATGGGAAGTAGCAGGGAAAGCAGAGCCACACCCCCCCTGCCGAACATACATACACCCAGATTCCCCTGCACCAGGAAGTCACTGGATGAAACAGTCCATTTCATTCCTGAAGCTAAAACTCACTAACAACACCCTGGACCAGCATGGCCAT ATTATCCTGCACTCGATGCACCGCTACCAGCCTCGTTTCCATGTGGTGCAGGCCGATGACCTTTACAGTGTGCGATGGAGCGTCTTCCAGACGTTCAGCTTCGCTGAAACTACTTTCACCTCAGTCACAGCTTACCAGAACAGCAAG ATCACAAAGCTAAAGATCGACCATAACCCGTTCGCCAAAGGCTTCAGGGAAGAGGGCACTCATGGAAAGAG ATACAGAGCTAACAAAAGTTTAGCTTGTCTAGAAAATCCAACAAAGAAATTGAGgtccacagaaaaagaaacagaaagcagaagCTATCCAG ATTTCCCAAGGCTTCCATATGACCCACAAAGAGAGGAGCAAGATGCTCTCATGGGTACCAAAGAGGAACTTGTGCCTCAAGATGAGCATATGTCCCCATGGGGTGGAGAGCAGGACCAAAACCTACATAACGAGACTGCTATGGATTTCTGCAGCTCCGAGCAAATGGTCCCTGGACAAGTGACCTACCATTTCTACAG ACCTGCTGAATTTGGAAGAATGCCCTCCCCACCTTCTTGTCAAGATGACAGTGTTGATCGTCATAGTTTTGAGTCCAGAGCAACTGATGTGGCCACAGTTCCTGACCAAGAGATCACCAGGCCTTTGCCAGCTGTAGGCATGGGCTCCCAGTGCAGGCCCTTGGACTTTTCTATGAGCCAGAATATGTCAGTGagctcaaaaaacaaaccaggacaacgcactcactctctctatggCCATTATAACACAGAACAGCCTTTATCCCAGTGGAGCGGAGTCATATCTGGACAGTATTCTGGCCCCACTTATCCCCATTCACACCACGTCACAGCAGAACCTGGCATGCATCCACCTGGATATCATCATGGTAACGTAGCAGACTGGAGCCAATATCCGCTTTTCTCTTACTCCTGTTGGTGA
- the pgam2 gene encoding phosphoglycerate mutase 2, with product MAAAHRLVIVRHGESSWNQENRFCGWFDADLSEKGLEEAKRGAHAIKEAGMKFDVCYTSVLKRAIKTLWTIMEGTDQMWLPVIRTWRLNERHYGGLTGLNKAETAAKHGEEQVKIWRRSFDIPPPPMDKDHAFHKIISESRRYKGLKPGELPTCESLKDTIARALPFWNDVIAPEIKAGKNVIIAAHGNSLRGIVKHLESMSDAAIMELNLPTGIPIVYELDKDLKPIKPMQFLGDEETVRKAMEAVAAQGKVKK from the exons ATGGCTGCTGCTCACCGTCTGGTTATCGTGCGTCACGGGGAGAGTTCATGGAACCAGGAGAACCGCTTCTGCGGCTGGTTCGACGCTGACCTCAGTGAGAAAGGCCTTGAAGAGGCCAAACGCGGAGCCCATGCCATCAAAGAAGCTGGCATGAAGTTTGATGTATGCTACACCTCAGTGCTGAAGCGTGCCATCAAGACCTTGTGGACAATCATGGAGGGCACAGACCAGATGTGGCTGCCCGTGATCCGTACCTGGCGTCTGAACGAGCGCCACTACGGTGGCCTGACCGGCTTGAACAAGGCAGAGACGGCAGCCAAGCACGGAGAGGAGCAGGTGAAGATTTGGCGGCGCTCTTTCGACATCCCCCCTCCTCCCATGGATAAGGACCACGCTTTCCATAAGATCATCAGTGAG TCTCGCCGCTACAAGGGTCTTAAGCCAGGGGAGCTGCCTACTTGTGAGAGTCTGAAAGACACGATTGCTAGAGCCCTACCCTTCTGGAATGATGTCATTGCCCCAGAGATCAAGGCTGGTAAAAACGTCATCATTGCAGCCCATGGCAACAGTCTCCGTGGCATCGTGAAGCACTTGGAGA GCATGTCTGATGCAGCTATCATGGAGCTGAACCTGCCCACTGGCATTCCTATTGTCTACGAGCTGGACAAGGACCTGAAGCCCATCAAACCCATGCAGTTCCTTGGGGATGAGGAGACAGTACGCAAGGCCATGGAAGCTGTGGCAGCCCAGGGCAAGGTGAAGAAGTGA
- the nefla gene encoding neurofilament light polypeptide, producing the protein MSFDPYFSSSYKRWYVESSPRVTSRGRSHTMYPSHSSPISAVATRLHYASPGRMSGPVRSVEMDLTQAAQVSSEFRAVRTQEKAQLQELNDRFAGFIERVHELEQQNRALEAELLLLRQRHGEPSRLRGLYEQEVRSLRAAVEEARLEKQAALSQKEHMEEALRTLQGHYEEEVLAREEAEGRLLDGRKEADEIALSRVELEKKVETLLEELAFLKKIHEGEISELQAQIQYGAQLAVETESAKPDLSSALRDIRAQYERLAARNMQAAEEWFRGKVGHLTESVAQHSDAVKNSKDEVLEYRRQLQARILEIDACRGLNESLEKQLRDMEEKQSAEVAAMQETISQLEDELGATKSEMARYLKEYQDLLNVKMALDIEIAAYRKLLEGEESRFNVGVSLGVPSAYSHGLPGATTFARPMFPLQPGLSSAAPYLLSSRLISTTFLADEIITAGQEQQVEASPAEEEKEEKVEEEEKEEQKEEEEKEEEKEEEKEEEEEEEKEAQEGEEGGEEEEEKEVGAEAEEEKEGEEEEGKEGAEEDADKEGVEKEGEDKEGEEEAVAEKEGEEEAGEKDEIKGEEQAETETDTVKDKEDTEPAKTKEKEKAEAKPEKEKAEPETEKDKAEPEAKDKVKAEAETKEKEKAKPETDTEKAEPEAKDSAKVEPEKKEKDKAEPEKKEKDKTVKGKDKGEESKTVEKESTKKETKKDDTEKPKGKK; encoded by the exons ATGAGTTTCGACCCTTACTTCTCCTCTTCCTATAAGAGGTGGTATGTGGAGAGCAGCCCCCGGGTAACCTCACGGGGCCGATCCCATACCATGTACCCCAGCCACTCCTCCCCGATCTCCGCTGTGGCGACTCGTCTGCATTATGCGTCTCCAGGCCGGATGAGCGGCCCAGTCCGCTCCGTGGAGATGGACCTCACTCAGGCTGCCCAGGTGAGCTCTGAATTCAGGGCAGTTCGCACCCAGGAGAAAGCccagctgcaggagctgaatGACCGATTTGCTGGTTTCATTGAGCGCGTGCACGAGCTGGAACAACAGAACCGGGCTTTGGAGGCTGAGCTGTTGCTGCTGAGGCAGAGGCATGGAGAACCATCCCGCCTTCGGGGACTGTATGAGCAGGAGGTCCGCTCCCTGAGGGCTGCTGTTGAGGAGGCGAGGCTGGAGAAACAAGCTGCCCTCAGCCAGAAAGAACACATGGAAGAGGCTTTGAGGACACTGCAGGGCCATTACGAAGAGGAAGTATTGGCTCGTGAGGAGGCAGAGGGAAGGCTTCTCGACGGCCGTAAGGAGGCAGATGAAATCGCCCTGTCCCGGGTGGAGCTTGAGAAGAAGGTGGAGACGTTGCTAGAAGAATTGGCCTTCCTCAAGAAGATCCATGAGGGGGAGATCTCAGAGCTGCAGGCCCAGATCCAGTACGGCGCACAGCTCGCTGTGGAGACGGAGTCCGCCAAACCAGACCTGTCCAGTGCCTTGCGAGACATCCGAGCCCAGTATGAGAGACTCGCGGCCCGGAACATGCAAGCCGCTGAGGAGTGGTTCCGTGGAAAAGTGGGGCATCTGACAGAAAGCGTGGCCCAGCACAGCGACGCGGTGAAGAACTCAAAAGACGAGGTTCTAGAGTACCGCCGTCAACTTCAGGCCCGCATTCTGGAGATTGATGCCTGCCGAGGTCTAAACGAGTCCCTTGAGAAGCAGCTGAGAGACATGGAAGAGAAGCAGAGTGCTGAGGTTGCAGCCATGCAG GAAACTATTAGCCAGTTGGAGGATGAACTTGGAGCAACCAAGAGCGAGATGGCACGATATTTAAAAGAGTACCAAGACCTCCTTAATGTCAAGATGGCTCTTGACATTGAAATTGCTGCATACAG GAAACTCCTTGAGGGGGAGGAGTCTCGTTTCAACGTAGGTGTGTCATTGGGCGTGCCCAGTGCTTACTCTCATGGCTTGCCCGGTGCTACTACCTTTGCCCGCCCCATGTTTCCTCTACAGCCTGGCCTGAGCTCTGCTGCCCCCTATCTGCTCAGCTCTCGTCTGATCAGCACAACCTTCTTAGCGGATGAAATCATCACCGCTGGCCAAGAACAGCAAGTTGAGGCTAGTccagcagaggaggaaaaagaagagaaggtagaagaagaggaaaaggaggagcagaaagaggaggaagagaaagaagaggagaaagaggaagaaaaggaggaagaagaggaggaagaaaaagaagcacAGGAGGGTGAAGAAG gtggtgaggaagaggaagaaaaggaggtTGGAGCCGaagctgaggaggagaaagagggagaggaggaagagggtaaAGAAGGTGCAGAGGAGGATGCAGACAAAGAAGGAGTggagaaagagggtgaggacaaggagggagaggaggaagcagttgcagagaaagagggagaggaggaagcagGGGAGAAAGATGAAATAAAGGGGGAGGAGCAagcagaaactgaaacagataCAGTTAAAGATAAGGAGGATACTGAGCCAGCCAAA AcgaaggaaaaggagaaagcagAAGCTaagccagaaaaagaaaaagcagaacccgagacagaaaaagacaaggcAGAACCTGAAGCAAAGGACAAAGTCAAGGCAGAAGcagagacaaaggaaaaagagaaagcaaaacccgagacagatacagagaaagcAGAACCTGAAGCAAAGGACTCAGCCAAGGTGGAacctgagaaaaaagaaaaagataaagcagaacctgagaaaaaggaaaaagacaag ACAGTCAAAGGCAAAGACAAAGGTGAGGAGTCCAAAACTGTGGAGAAGGAAAGcactaaaaaagaaacaaagaaagatgaCACAGAAAAACCTAAAGGAAAAAAGTAA